In Candidatus Methylomirabilota bacterium, one DNA window encodes the following:
- a CDS encoding sulfite dehydrogenase → PLEVPPTAQQPGRPIPATAYGMPSKFESHVVRRRTDVFVNRQNWSDWSMTPLQHQHGIVTPTGLIFERHHAGIPDIDPAAHRLVIHGLVKQPLVFTMSDQ, encoded by the coding sequence CGCCGCTGGAGGTCCCGCCGACGGCGCAGCAGCCCGGCCGCCCGATCCCGGCCACGGCCTACGGAATGCCCTCGAAGTTCGAGAGCCACGTCGTCCGCCGCCGCACCGACGTGTTCGTCAACCGCCAGAACTGGTCGGACTGGAGCATGACGCCGCTCCAGCATCAGCACGGGATCGTGACGCCCACCGGCCTCATCTTCGAGCGGCATCACGCCGGCATCCCCGACATCGATCCGGCGGCGCACAGGCTCGTGATCCACGGCCTGGTGAAGCAGCCGCTGGTGTTCACCATGAGCGATCAGTAG